Within the Bradyrhizobium cosmicum genome, the region CTTCAGGACCAATCCGCTGACGAAGCTGTGCCATTCGGTCGAGGAGCTGATCGCGTTCCATCAGAGCATCGAGGAAGAGCGCGCGAAGCTCTACTACGACATCGACGGCGTGGTCTACAAGGTCGACCGCATCGACTGGCAGGAGCGGCTCGGTTTCGTCTCGCGCACGCCGCGCTGGGCCATCGCGCATAAATTCCCGGCCGAGCGCGCCATGACGGTGCTGCGTGACATCGAGATCCAGGTCGGCCGCACCGGCTCGTTCACGCCGGTGGGCAAGCTCGAGCCCGTCGGCGTCGGCGGCGTGATCGTGCAGAACGTCACGCTGCACAACGAGGACTACATCAAGGGCGTCGGCAACAAGGGCGAGGTGTTGCGCGAGGGCCGCGACATCCGGATCGGCGACACCGTCGTGATCCAGCGTGCCGGCGACGTCATTCCGCAAATCGTCGACGTCGTCCTCGACAAGCGGCCGAAGAGCGCCAGGGAGTATCACTTCCCGAAGAAGTGCCCGTGCCCGCTGCACACCGACGTCGTGCGCGGGGCGACGGCCGCCGGCGAGGAAGAATCCCGCGCCCGCTGCACCGGCGAGTTCGCCTGCCCCTATCAGAAGATCGAGCATCTCAAGCTGTTCGTGTCGCGGCGCGCCTTCGACATCGACGGTCTCGGAGAGAAGCAGCTGCAGTATTTCTTCGACGAAGGATGGGTCAACGAGCCCGCCGATATCTTCACGCTCGAGAAGCGCAATTCGAAGCTCAAGCTGGAGGAGATCGAGGGCTACGGCGAGACCTCGGTGCGCAATCTGTTCGGCGCCATCGAGAGCCGCCGCAGGATCGCGCTGGAGCGCTTCGTCTACGCGCTCGGCATGCGCCATGTCGGCGAGACCACGGCGCTGGCGCTGGCGCGCGGCTACGGCTCCTGGAATGCCTTCCACGACGCCTGCCTCAAGGTCGCCAAGGGCGACGAGGAGGCGATGGCGGAGATGGACGCGCTCGACCAGATCGGCGAGACCGTGATCAAGAGCATCGCGGACTATTTCGGCGAGAGCCACAACCGCGGCATCGTCGAGCGGCTGACCAGGGAGGTCGAGATCGTCGACGCCGAGAAGCCGAAGAGCAACTCGGCCGTCGCCGGCAAGACCGTGGTATTCACGGGCTCGCTGGAAAAGATGACACGCGACGAGGCCAAGGCGACCGCAGAGCGGCTCGGCGCGAAGGTCTCGGGATCGGTCTCCAAGAAGACCGATCTCGTCGTCGCAGGACCTGGTGCAGGTTCGAAGCTCGCTGAGGCCAACAAGCACGGCGTCAAGGTGTTGACCGAGGACGAGTGGCTGACGCTGATCGGGGAGTGAGGGGCTCTCGGCGTCATTGCGAGGAGCGAAGCGACGAAGCAATCCAGACCCACGGTGACGGTCTGGATTGCTTCGCTGCGCTCGCAATGACGGGGAGAGGACGCGCCGCCCCTACATCATCCCGCCCTCTTCCTCTTCCGCCCGTTCGATCAGCTCCTCGCTTACCACCACCTCCCGCCGCGGCACGACGAAGATCATCATGCAGGCGCAGAGCAGCGAGATCGCCAGCACGGCGGACGTGAGCGGCAGCGTGGTGGCGGAGTGGCCGCCGAGATAGGCGCCGAACTGCGACATCAGCGCGCCGATGCCCTGCTGGAGAAAGCCCATCGCGCCTGACGCAGTGCCGGCGGCTTCGGGGCGGATGCTGATCGCGCCGGCGGCCGAGTTCGCCATCACGAAGGCATTGCCGGCCATCACGATCATCTGCGTGCCGAACAGCCAGGCGGGCGCTTCGTTCCACCCCGTAAAGCTCCAGAGCAGGTTCAGCAGGCTGCCGCAGAGCTGCAATCCGAGCCCGAGCCAGATCAGCTTCTCGAGCGAGTGCCTGGGCGCGAAGCGCACGCAGAGCAGGTTCCCGACGAGGTAGGCGAAACCTGTCGTCGCGAACCACGCGCCGTATTCGGCGCTGGTCCGCCCCATCTGCGTCACCACGACGTAGGGACCGCCGCCGGCAAAGGTGAAGATGATCTGCGAGGCCAGCACCTGGCACATGACATAGCCGACGAAGGCGCGGTTGCGGATCAGCATGCCGACGTCGCCGCGAAAGCCGCTGCCGGCCGCGCGGGTGCGGCGCGTCTCCGGCAGCGCGACCGCGATGCCGATGGCGACGATGATCGCGGCAATGGTGATGGCGTAGAAGATCGCGCGCCAGCCGAATGCGGTCTCGATCAGGCCGCCGGTCAGCGGGGAGACCATCTGCCCGATCATCAGCGCGGCGACCACGAGGCTGATCATGGAGGCGACGCGGTCGCGCTCGTAGATGTCGCGGATGATCGCGCGGCTCACCACCATGCCGGCGGCGCCGCCCAGCGCCTGGAAGAAGCGCGCGGCGATCAGTTGCGGCAGGGTTTGCGCGAAGATGCAGCCGACGCTGGCTGCCACCATCAATGCGAGGCCGCCCAGCAGCACCGGGCGCCGCCCGAACCTGTCCGACAGAGGCCCCATGATCAGCTGCGACAGCGCGATGCCGACCATGTAGAGCGACACGGTCATCTGCGCGATCGAGATGTCGCTGCCGAAATTGGTCGCCAGCACCGGCAGCGCCGGAACCAGCATGTAGAGCGAAATCGGCGCGATGCCGGTCATGACGACCAGCAGCAGCAACACCACGCGCGAGGTCGCGATGTTTTTCGCCGTTTCCGGCGGTTTGCTGATCATGCCGTGCATGCGTGTCCGTTTCGTCGAAATCCGAATCGGACTGTAGCTTGCTCGCGCAAGACGGATATCGGCGTTTCGGAATGCGGCTATACGGATTCCGGGACGGTTATGATGAGGGCACGATGGCGACCGATTGGGCGCGATGTTTGTGCGACAACGACGGTGTCATTCCCCGCGAAGGCGGGGAATCCAGTACGCCGCGGCCTCTCCGCATACGTCTTCCGTCTCTGGAATACGGGATGTCCCGCCTTCGCGGGGCATGACAACCAGTGTGAGGAAACAGCCTTGCGCAAATCGCGTAGCGCCATGCGCGCTAAGGCTTCAGCTCCGCCGTGGCCTGATCGAGCCAGGCCCTGGTCGCCTCGTCCAGCGCCGGCCGCACCTCGGCCCGCACGCGGGCGTGGTAGGCGTTCAGCCAGTCGAGTTCGTCCTTGCCCAGCATCGTGACATCGATCAGCCGGCGGTCGATCGGCGCCAGCGTCAGCGTCTCGAACGCGTTCATCGGCTTCTCGGCGCCCTTGATCTCGGCTTCAACCACCAGCTCGAGGTTCTCGATGCGGATGCCGAAACCGTCGGTCTTGTAATAGCCGGGCTCGTTGGAAAGGATCATGCCGCGCTTCAGCGGCGTGGTGCCGAGCTTCGAGATCCGCGCCGGCCCCTCGTGAACCGAGAGATAGCTGCCGACGCCGTGGCCAGTGCCGTGCTCGAAATCGACGCCGGCGGCCCACAGATATTGCCGCGCCAGCGTGTCGAGCTGCGCGCCGGTGGTGCCGTCGGGGAAGATGGCGCGCGCTATCGCGATATGGCCGCGCAGCACGCGGGTGAAACGGTCGCGCATCTCGGCCGTGGTCTCGCCCACGGCCATGGTGCGGGTGACGTCGGTGGTGCCGTCTTCATACTGCGCGCCGGAATCGATCAACAGCAAATCGCCGGGCACGATCCGCCGGTTGCTTTTGCGGGTGACGCGGTAGTGCACGATGGCGCCATTCGGGCCGGTGCCGGAGATGGTCGGGAACGACACGTCCTTCAGTGCGCCGGTGTCGCGGCGGAACGTCTCCAGCGCCTCGACCGCGTCGATCTCGGTGAGCTTGCCGCTTGCCGCCTCCTTGTCGATGAAGGCGAGGAAGCGCGCCAGCGCGATCGCGTCGCGCCGGTGCGCCGTCTGCGTGCCCTTGATCTCGGTCGCGTTCTTGACGGCCTTGAGCAGCGCAATCGGATCGTTGCCGCGGACCGGCTTGCCGCCGGCGCCCGCGATCAGCCGGCTGAGGGCGTCGGCCGCGGTGGCATTGTCGAGCGCGATCGCCGCGCCGCTCTTGGCCAGCGCCATCAGCGTCGGCGCCATCGCATCGGGCTCGCGCACGTCGGCGGATTGTTCGAGGTGATCGCGCGTCAGGTTCGAAAGCTTGCGGTGGTCGATGAAGATGGTGGGGCGGCCGTCCTTGGGCACCAGCGCGTAGGACAGCGGCAGCGGCGTGTGCGCGACGTCGGCGCCGCGGATGTTGAAGGTCCAGGCCACGGCATGGCTGTCGGACAGCACCAGCGCATCGACACCGAGCCTGGCGATTTCGCTTCTGATCTGCGTGAGCTTCTCGGCCTCGGCGACGCCGGCATTCTGCAGGCTATGCACGGCGACGGGAGCGAGCGGCGGCTGCGGCCGGTCCTGCCAGATCGCATCGACTGGATTGCTGTCGACCGCGACCAGTTCGGCGCCGGCCTTGGCGCAGGCGGCGGCAAGGCGCTCGGCTGCCGCAAAAGTGTGCAGCCATGGATCAAATCCGAGGCGGTCGCCGGCCTTCAGGTGCGCCGAGACCCAGCTTTCCGGCGGCGGATCGATCAGCGATTCCACCGCCCAGACCCTTGCGTCCACCTGCTTGCCGGCCTGAATCGTATAGCGGCCGTCGACGAAGACCGCGGCTTCATGGATCAGCACCACCGCCAATCCCGCCGAGCCCGTAAAACCGCTCAGCCAGGCCAGCCGCTCTTCCGAGGGCGGCACATATTCGTTCTGCTGCTGGTCGGCGCGCGGAATGACGAAGCCGGTCAGCTTGCGGCGGGCGAGTTCTTCGCGGAGCGCTGCCAGGCGCGCCGTCAGTGCGACGCCGGCCTCGGGCTCCTCGAAAGTCTGGAAGTGCGCTTCGAACATGATGGACTCAGTTTAGGATCATGGGGATCAGTCCGCAATGTAGACGCAATTGAGGTCGTATCTGGCACGGACTGTGCTTGAAAAAGTTCCATTCGAATTGAGTGGAGTACAGGATGCAGCAGTTGCGCTTCGTCCGGATAACAGGGAAATTCGAGCAAGTGGTTCATCTCAACGGCGAGGGGACACACGATGCCAGCGTTCACGTTTGAGAAGATTTCGCCGCCGGTCCGCCGCGCACCGGCCGCCACGACACCGAAGAAGCCGCGCGGCCTCATCAGCCAGGTGATCGACCGTTTCGCCGAGCGCCGCGCCAGGCGCGCGTTGCAAGGCGAGCGCGCAGTGCAACGGGACGACAAGCCGGCGGAGTAGAATTACCCCACCTTCCTCAGCAGCAGACTGCTCCATCCCTCGATCCGCAGGTGCCGCAGCGGCACGAGGCCGCGCGCGCGGTGGGCGGCGATCACGGCGGGGGCCTGGTGGGTCAGCAGACCGGAGAGGATGACGCGGGCGCCGGGGGCGAGGTGCCGCGCCATCGGACCTGCCAATTGCCGTAACGGATTGGCAAGGATGTTGGCCAGCACCAGGTCGAACGGGCCGCATCTGGCAAAATCCGGCGCGGCGAAGCCGGTGGCGCGGATTACCCGGACCAGATTGCCAGCTTCGTTCAGCACCGCGTTCTCGGCCGCGACCCGTACCGAAGGCGGGTCGATGTCGGAGGCGAGCACGGCGCGATGCAGCGCCTTCGCCGCCGCTATTCCCAGCACGCCTGTCCCGGTACCGAGGTCGAGGACGCGTGCGGGCCGGGCGCTTTTCAGGACATGGTCAAGCAACAGTAAACAGCCGCGGGTGGTGCCGTGGTGCCCGGTGCCGAAGGCAAGCGCCGCTTCGATCTCGATGGCGAGCTTGTTCGGCGCCACGCGGTCGCGATCGTGGCTGCCGTGCACGACGAAGCGCCCCGCCGGCACCGGGACGAGGTCTTCGAGGCTCGCCTTGACCCAGTCCTTGGCCTCG harbors:
- a CDS encoding 50S ribosomal protein L11 methyltransferase, which translates into the protein MQPSPTHRASFSIGTEAAAKRVVDVLTEVFFEGDAAVAAFEQPDGRWDVTLHFAEAPDQALLRELIATSAGNDIAETLLFDTIEAKDWVKASLEDLVPVPAGRFVVHGSHDRDRVAPNKLAIEIEAALAFGTGHHGTTRGCLLLLDHVLKSARPARVLDLGTGTGVLGIAAAKALHRAVLASDIDPPSVRVAAENAVLNEAGNLVRVIRATGFAAPDFARCGPFDLVLANILANPLRQLAGPMARHLAPGARVILSGLLTHQAPAVIAAHRARGLVPLRHLRIEGWSSLLLRKVG
- a CDS encoding aminopeptidase P family protein; the protein is MFEAHFQTFEEPEAGVALTARLAALREELARRKLTGFVIPRADQQQNEYVPPSEERLAWLSGFTGSAGLAVVLIHEAAVFVDGRYTIQAGKQVDARVWAVESLIDPPPESWVSAHLKAGDRLGFDPWLHTFAAAERLAAACAKAGAELVAVDSNPVDAIWQDRPQPPLAPVAVHSLQNAGVAEAEKLTQIRSEIARLGVDALVLSDSHAVAWTFNIRGADVAHTPLPLSYALVPKDGRPTIFIDHRKLSNLTRDHLEQSADVREPDAMAPTLMALAKSGAAIALDNATAADALSRLIAGAGGKPVRGNDPIALLKAVKNATEIKGTQTAHRRDAIALARFLAFIDKEAASGKLTEIDAVEALETFRRDTGALKDVSFPTISGTGPNGAIVHYRVTRKSNRRIVPGDLLLIDSGAQYEDGTTDVTRTMAVGETTAEMRDRFTRVLRGHIAIARAIFPDGTTGAQLDTLARQYLWAAGVDFEHGTGHGVGSYLSVHEGPARISKLGTTPLKRGMILSNEPGYYKTDGFGIRIENLELVVEAEIKGAEKPMNAFETLTLAPIDRRLIDVTMLGKDELDWLNAYHARVRAEVRPALDEATRAWLDQATAELKP
- the ligA gene encoding NAD-dependent DNA ligase LigA; amino-acid sequence: MARAAKSKPLRDVADLTKAQAKVEHMRLALEIEGHNERYYQEDAPTVTDAEYDALRQRFNAIEKRFPEFVSAESPSQKVGAAPSGRFRKVRHSAPMLSLDNAFAEEDVRDFVGRIVRFLKLDDDKVDFSAEPKIDGLSMSLRYEGGELVTAATRGDGSEGEDVTANIRTLEDVPQKLKGRNVPDVCEVRGEVYMTKKAFLALNERQKAEGSTIFANPRNSAAGSLRQKDPTITASRPLGFFAYAWGEMSAMPEETQSGMIHWFERCGFRTNPLTKLCHSVEELIAFHQSIEEERAKLYYDIDGVVYKVDRIDWQERLGFVSRTPRWAIAHKFPAERAMTVLRDIEIQVGRTGSFTPVGKLEPVGVGGVIVQNVTLHNEDYIKGVGNKGEVLREGRDIRIGDTVVIQRAGDVIPQIVDVVLDKRPKSAREYHFPKKCPCPLHTDVVRGATAAGEEESRARCTGEFACPYQKIEHLKLFVSRRAFDIDGLGEKQLQYFFDEGWVNEPADIFTLEKRNSKLKLEEIEGYGETSVRNLFGAIESRRRIALERFVYALGMRHVGETTALALARGYGSWNAFHDACLKVAKGDEEAMAEMDALDQIGETVIKSIADYFGESHNRGIVERLTREVEIVDAEKPKSNSAVAGKTVVFTGSLEKMTRDEAKATAERLGAKVSGSVSKKTDLVVAGPGAGSKLAEANKHGVKVLTEDEWLTLIGE
- a CDS encoding multidrug effflux MFS transporter, which codes for MHGMISKPPETAKNIATSRVVLLLLVVMTGIAPISLYMLVPALPVLATNFGSDISIAQMTVSLYMVGIALSQLIMGPLSDRFGRRPVLLGGLALMVAASVGCIFAQTLPQLIAARFFQALGGAAGMVVSRAIIRDIYERDRVASMISLVVAALMIGQMVSPLTGGLIETAFGWRAIFYAITIAAIIVAIGIAVALPETRRTRAAGSGFRGDVGMLIRNRAFVGYVMCQVLASQIIFTFAGGGPYVVVTQMGRTSAEYGAWFATTGFAYLVGNLLCVRFAPRHSLEKLIWLGLGLQLCGSLLNLLWSFTGWNEAPAWLFGTQMIVMAGNAFVMANSAAGAISIRPEAAGTASGAMGFLQQGIGALMSQFGAYLGGHSATTLPLTSAVLAISLLCACMMIFVVPRREVVVSEELIERAEEEEGGMM